In Archocentrus centrarchus isolate MPI-CPG fArcCen1 chromosome 21, fArcCen1, whole genome shotgun sequence, the following are encoded in one genomic region:
- the upf3a gene encoding regulator of nonsense transcripts 3A isoform X2, whose amino-acid sequence MRSEKDQMTVGKEKSVVEIQFRDIPREQENTSGNPKQKEEKKEVFTKVVIRRLPPNLSKDQLEEQLSPLPSYDYFEFFPADQSLYPHLFSRAYINFKNPEDILLFRDRFDGYVFIDNKGQEYPAVVEFAPFQKISKKKLKKKDAKAGSIEEDPEYKRFLENYSCDEEKSMANPETLLGEIEAKTRELIAKRTTPLLEYIKNKKIEKQRIREEKREERRRRELEKKRQREEEKRKRREEERRKRKEAEKQKKLSDKDIKIKLLKKSDRDDDVDSDRMKDKSDTGEADRGKWEKTGGQMKSKDPKDKGQPESDKEQREQHGRRQRDKDHRGKDEERKRQRHHYEFDKFMRRKDETKWGKGYCQDRAKKESHHHGYSYCPDSGDKMGKEEREDLGNRKERLRNKDRPAMQLYQPGARNRKRMSSAGKGYDCIPVGHSPEPRAEHCYDVVTMATGLEKGFEKSKDEQ is encoded by the exons GTGGTGATTCGAAGGCTTCCACCTAACCTGTCAAAGGATCAGCTAGAGGAACAGCTGAGTCCGCTCCCATCTTATGACTACTTTGAGTTCTTCCCAGCAGATCAAAG TCTGTACCCCCACCTGTTCTCCAGAGCATATATCAATTTTAAAAACCCGGAGGATATCCTGCTGTTTAGGGACCGTTTTGATGGCTATGTCTTCATAGACAACAAGG GCCAAGAGTATCCTGCAGTGGTAGAGTTTGCTCCCTTTCAGAAGATTTCCAAGaagaagttaaaaaagaaagatgccAAAGCTGGGAGCATTGAAGAAG ATCCAGAATATAAGCGCTTCTTGGAGAATTACTCCTGCGATGAGGAGAAGTCTATGGCCAACCCTGAGACTCTGCTGGGAGAGATAGAGGCCAAGACTAGAGAGCTCATAG CCAAGCGGACAACACCACTGTTGGAGTAcatcaaaaataagaaaattgaGAAACAG AGAataagagaggagaagagagaggagagaagaagaagagagcttGAAAAGAAACGGCaaagggaggaggaaaagagaaagcgACGAGAGGAGGAGAGACGCAAGCGAAAAGAGgcagagaagcagaagaaattGTCTGATAAGGACATTAAAATTAAG CTCCTTAAAAAGAGTGACAGGGACGATGATGTGGATTCAGACCGAATGAAGGACAAGAGTGACACtggagaggcagacagaggcaAATGGGAGAAAACTGGAGGACAAATGAAGTCAAAGGACCCCAAAGACAA AGGTCAGCCTGAGAGCGACAAGGAGCAGCGGGAGCAGCATGGGCGCAGGCAGAGAGATAAAGATCACCGTGGGAAAGATGAGGAGAGGAAAAGACAGAGACACCACTATGAGTTTGACAAGTTCATGCGGCGGAAGGATGAGACCAAATGGGGGAAGGGCTACTGCCAGGACCGGGCAAAAAAAGAGAGCCACCATCATGGCTATTCTTATTGTCCCGACAGTGGAGACAAGATgggaaaggaggagagagaggactTGGGTAACAGGAAGGAACGCCTCCGAAACAAG GACCGCCCGGCTATGCAGCTCTATCAGCCGGGCGCACGCAACAGAAAACGCATGAGCTCGGCAGGCAAAGGCTACGACTGCATCCCTGTGGGCCACTCACCTGAACCCAGAGCAGAGCACTGTTATGATGTTGTGACCATGGCAACGGGGCTGGAGAAAGGTTTCGAGAAAAGTAAAGATGAGCAGTGA
- the upf3a gene encoding regulator of nonsense transcripts 3A isoform X1, whose amino-acid sequence MRSEKDQMTVGKEKSVVEIQFRDIPREQENTSGNPKQKEEKKEVFTKVVIRRLPPNLSKDQLEEQLSPLPSYDYFEFFPADQSLYPHLFSRAYINFKNPEDILLFRDRFDGYVFIDNKGQEYPAVVEFAPFQKISKKKLKKKDAKAGSIEEDPEYKRFLENYSCDEEKSMANPETLLGEIEAKTRELIAKRTTPLLEYIKNKKIEKQRIREEKREERRRRELEKKRQREEEKRKRREEERRKRKEAEKQKKLSDKDIKIKLLKKSDRDDDVDSDRMKDKSDTGEADRGKWEKTGGQMKSKDPKDKGQPESDKEQREQHGRRQRDKDHRGKDEERKRQRHHYEFDKFMRRKDETKWGKGYCQDRAKKESHHHGYSYCPDSGDKMGKEEREDLGNRKERLRNKVSEKDRPAMQLYQPGARNRKRMSSAGKGYDCIPVGHSPEPRAEHCYDVVTMATGLEKGFEKSKDEQ is encoded by the exons GTGGTGATTCGAAGGCTTCCACCTAACCTGTCAAAGGATCAGCTAGAGGAACAGCTGAGTCCGCTCCCATCTTATGACTACTTTGAGTTCTTCCCAGCAGATCAAAG TCTGTACCCCCACCTGTTCTCCAGAGCATATATCAATTTTAAAAACCCGGAGGATATCCTGCTGTTTAGGGACCGTTTTGATGGCTATGTCTTCATAGACAACAAGG GCCAAGAGTATCCTGCAGTGGTAGAGTTTGCTCCCTTTCAGAAGATTTCCAAGaagaagttaaaaaagaaagatgccAAAGCTGGGAGCATTGAAGAAG ATCCAGAATATAAGCGCTTCTTGGAGAATTACTCCTGCGATGAGGAGAAGTCTATGGCCAACCCTGAGACTCTGCTGGGAGAGATAGAGGCCAAGACTAGAGAGCTCATAG CCAAGCGGACAACACCACTGTTGGAGTAcatcaaaaataagaaaattgaGAAACAG AGAataagagaggagaagagagaggagagaagaagaagagagcttGAAAAGAAACGGCaaagggaggaggaaaagagaaagcgACGAGAGGAGGAGAGACGCAAGCGAAAAGAGgcagagaagcagaagaaattGTCTGATAAGGACATTAAAATTAAG CTCCTTAAAAAGAGTGACAGGGACGATGATGTGGATTCAGACCGAATGAAGGACAAGAGTGACACtggagaggcagacagaggcaAATGGGAGAAAACTGGAGGACAAATGAAGTCAAAGGACCCCAAAGACAA AGGTCAGCCTGAGAGCGACAAGGAGCAGCGGGAGCAGCATGGGCGCAGGCAGAGAGATAAAGATCACCGTGGGAAAGATGAGGAGAGGAAAAGACAGAGACACCACTATGAGTTTGACAAGTTCATGCGGCGGAAGGATGAGACCAAATGGGGGAAGGGCTACTGCCAGGACCGGGCAAAAAAAGAGAGCCACCATCATGGCTATTCTTATTGTCCCGACAGTGGAGACAAGATgggaaaggaggagagagaggactTGGGTAACAGGAAGGAACGCCTCCGAAACAAGGTGAGCGAGAAG GACCGCCCGGCTATGCAGCTCTATCAGCCGGGCGCACGCAACAGAAAACGCATGAGCTCGGCAGGCAAAGGCTACGACTGCATCCCTGTGGGCCACTCACCTGAACCCAGAGCAGAGCACTGTTATGATGTTGTGACCATGGCAACGGGGCTGGAGAAAGGTTTCGAGAAAAGTAAAGATGAGCAGTGA